A single genomic interval of Maniola jurtina chromosome 23, ilManJurt1.1, whole genome shotgun sequence harbors:
- the LOC123877170 gene encoding facilitated trehalose transporter Tret1-like, with amino-acid sequence MGKSESWITPFKKQCFVTLGVSLNMAAHGLVMGFAAILLPQLRLPGSIIPIDDASGSWIAAILGFALVTGNFVVPTIMAKYGRRTANLASLAPMIVGWFCIILATNITILLIARFLQGLAMGMSASLGPVLIGEYTSPKNRGAFLTSISLTIATGVLFVHTLGSFLTWQTTALVIAFLVFADILIVIYSPESPSWLADQGRYDECRKIFHWLRGDTEDDELEKMIDASKIVREAKEFANVSDSFVKKVRTNLAYINTTMRKKEFYKPIFIMIHIYTLGQWSGANLLAAYTIDIFTNVIGTGANISLMVITLDIQRIISNTMAVYVIKKVKRRTMLFATVGINLFAFLATAAYTYSRKHDLLPFEHPAIGIALIHIHMFSIATGTVPLPFIIAGEVFPLEYRSLAGGLSVLFLSSNLFITVKTVPYLFTNVGIHGAYVLYAGVVGYCLVIAWLFLPETKDRTLQEIEDEFRGRPLSPEELKSVQSLTSMKQFNTDRRCSSPVI; translated from the exons ATGGGGAAAAGTGAATCATGGATTACGCCGTTCAAGAAACAG TGTTTCGTGACCCTTGGCGTGTCATTGAACATGGCGGCCCATGGCCTGGTGATGGGGTTCGCGGCCATCCTGCTGCCCCAGCTCCGACTGCCCGGCTCCATCATCCCCATAGATGACGCCTCTGGCTCTTGGATTG CCGCAATCCTGGGATTTGCCCTTGTCACCGGAAACTTCGTGGTTCCCACCATAATGGCCAAATACGGCAGAAGAACTGCTAATCTAGCTAGCTTAGCGCCAATGATTGTCGGATGGTTTTGCATCATCCTCGCCACTAACATTACTATACTCCTCATCGCAAGATTTCTTCAAGGCCTCGCTATGGGTATGAGTGCTTCTCTCGGCCCTGTATTAATAGGAGAATACACCAGCCCAAAGAATAGGGGAGCGTTCCTCACATCCATATCATTGACGATAGCGACAGGAGTTCTTTTCGTCCATACTCTAGGCTCCTTTCTCACTTGGCAAACGACTGCTCTGGTAATCGCATTCCTAGTTTTCGCAGATATATTGATAGTGATATACTCTCCAGAATCACCCAGTTGGCTGGCTGATCAAGGAAGATACGATGAGTGTAGAAAAATTTTCCACTGGCTGAGAGGTGATACCGAAGATGATGAATTAGAAAAGATGATAGATGCCAGCAAAATTGTAAGAGAAGCCAAAGAATTCGCAAACGTTTCAGACTCTTTCGTGAAGAAAGTAAGAACTAATTTAGCGTATATAAATACGACAATGAGAAAGAAAGAGTTCTACAAACCGATTTTTATAATGATCCACATTTATACTTTAGGACAATGGTCTGGCGCGAATCTTTTGGCCGCGTACACCATTGATATCTTTACGAATGTTATTGGAACCGGAGCGAACATTTCTCTCATGGTGATCACTCTTGATATTCAGAGAATCATTTCGAACACCATGGCCGTTTATGTGATAAAGAAAGTCAAACGTCGGACCATGCTGTTTGCAACTGTTGGAATAAATCTGTTTGCATTTTTGGCGACAGCAGCTTACACTTACTCCAGAAAACATGACCTACTGCCGTTTGAACATCCAGCTATTGGCATAGCTCTCATCCACATTCACATGTTCTCGATAGCAACTGGTACAGTGCCTCTTCCATTCATCATTGCTGGAGAAGTATTTCCATTGGAATACAGGAGTCTGGCTGGTGGTTTAAGTGTTCTTTTCCTGTCATCAAACCTGTTTATCACGGTGAAGACTGTTCCATATTTGTTCACGAATGTTGGCATCCATGGAGCGTATGTTTTGTACGCGGGTGTGGTGGGTTATTGCCTTGTGATCGCGTGGCTCTTCCTACCAGAAACTAAGGACAGGACTTTGCAAGAAATCGAGGATGAGTTCCGAGGTAGACCGCTCTCTCCCGAGGAACTAAAGTCCGTTCAATCTCTGACTTCTATGAAACAATTTAATACAGACAGACGGTGTAGTAGCCCCGTTATATGA